A stretch of Mytilus edulis chromosome 11, xbMytEdul2.2, whole genome shotgun sequence DNA encodes these proteins:
- the LOC139495110 gene encoding uncharacterized protein isoform X1 — protein sequence MKSLLFTITGILGLLLVPAIEMKRKRCHKRPTVVECPNPSTRTCAKIIVTAEERFVGSTGKVTCSVGYFLMGNDTITCLDDGVWSPIKAICVANGNGFGVAEVRSFSGSLYIFVKNVLGYDDAKDFCSYKCSTLVEINNKEENRFIYSALRENGLSYPLIGLESRNGISYEWQSKNTTDSNMFNDWHPTKPDKTAVGSCAMIFLNLDKWIDIRKSCDCFSWIDIPKGVCEWESQCICELRFD from the exons TGAAAAGAAAAAGATGTCACAAGAGACCAACTGTTG TTGAGTGCCCAAACCCGTCTACCAGAACATGTGCCAAAATAATAGTTACTGCAGAAGAAAGATTTGTTGGGAGTACAGGAAAAGTGACGTGCTCAGTTGGTTATTTTCTAATGGGAAATGACACCATAACGTGTTTAGATGATGGTGTATGGAGTCCGATAAAGGCTATAT GTGTTGCAAATGGAAATGGTTTTGGCGTAGCTGAAGTACGTTCATTCAGTGGTtcattatacatatttgttaaaaatgtCTTAGGTTACGACGATGCAAAG GATTTTTGCTCTTATAAGTGTAGTACTCTTGTTGAAATAAATAACAAAGAAGAAAACAGATTCATATATTCAGCTTTGAGAGAAAATG GTTTATCCTATCCTTTGATTGGATTAGAGTCAAGGAATGGCATAAGTTATGAATGGCAATCTAAAAATACAACCGACTCAAACATGTTTAACGACTGGCATCCGACCAAACCTGACAAGACTGCAGTTGGCAGTTGTGCTATGATATTTTTAAATCTTGATAAATGGATTGACATCCGTAAAAGTTGCGATTGTTTTTCCTGGATTGACATCCCGAAAGGTGTTTGCGAATGGGAATCACAATGTATATGCGAATTAAG GTTTGACTAA
- the LOC139495102 gene encoding zinc finger protein 226-like produces the protein MEQTSDTRKDMEQTYDTRDDMKQTSNTRGVMELTSDSGDEMEQTSDTGEDIEQSSDTGENIEKTSDTEVKPHKCGVCGDGFDQIKLLKSHMRSHDGEKPFQCGICGKGFGTFFLLHRHIRDHIGIKPYKCETCGIGFTRNYHLQRHIKKLSCTKQYKCDFSLSQMDKLQRRETIHTGDKSYKCDVCDVSFSQMDKLQIHERIHTGDKPYKCGICAHEFSHRVDLTRHMRRTHKITNPFKCSPYSNGFSQKECSVQTDTITPTGNLSHNGNVCGKVFSNLDNLQRHMRTHTGMTDKKSHDCNVCGKKFSKNSDFKTHMKTHNCDKPYKCGLCGTDFSHDNDLKTHMKTHVRDKPYTCGICDSGFSESRGLQIHMSIHTEGNSLKCDVCDKVIGRNSLQIHMKIHKGNIKVHLCDLCGKGFRRKDGLRKHMGTHTGYAVKKPHVCDICDKKFESSYAVIHHMKVHTGEKPHLCDVCGKGFRKSQVLEVHKRTHTGEQPFKCDVCGKRFSQCYSLKRHKITHITGLKPYVCDVCGKMFTQSYTLKTHMKIHSGFASSNGM, from the coding sequence ATGGAACAGACGTCAGATACCAGAAAAGATATGGAACAGACATATGATACCAGAGATGATATGAAGCAGACATCAAATACCAGAGGTGTTATGGAACTGACATCAGATTCTGGAGATGAAATGGAGCAGACGTCAGATACTGGAGAAGATATAGAGCAGTCGTCAGATACTGGAGAAAATATTGAGAAGACGTCGGATACTGAAGTCAAACCTCATAAATGTGGTGTGTGTGGTGATGGGTTTgatcaaattaaattattaaagtcaCACATGCGTTCACATGATGGCGAAAAACCATTTCAATGTGgtatatgtggtaaagggtttggcacattttttttattacatagaCATATACGAGATCATATTGGTAttaaaccttataaatgtgagACTTGTGGTATAGGGTTTACTCGAAATTATCATCTTCAGAGACACATAAAAAAACTATCATGTACTAAACAGTATAAGTGTGATTTTAGTTTGAGTCAGATGGATAAATTACAAAGACGTGAGACGATACATACTGGTGATAAATCatataaatgtgatgtatgtgatGTTAGTTTTAGTCAGATGGATAAATTACAAATACATGAGAGAATACATACTGGtgataaaccttataaatgtggTATCTGTGCTCACGAATTTAGTCATAGAGTGGACTTGACGAGACATATGAGAAGAACACATAAGATTACAAACCCATTTAAATGTTCTCCATATAGTAATGGGTTCAGTCAGAAGGAGTGTAGTGTACAGACCGACACAATAACACCTACTGGAAATCTATCGCATAACGGTAACGTATGTGGTAAAGTCTTTAGCAACCTTGATAATTTacagagacacatgagaacacacacAGGCATGACAGATAAAAAATCTCATGACTGTAACGTATGTGGtaaaaaatttagtaaaaatagtGACTTCAAAACACACATGAAAACGCATAATTGtgataaaccttataaatgtggTTTATGTGGTACAGATTTTAGTCATGATAATGACTTAAAAACACACATGAAAACACATGTAAGAGACAAACCGTACACATGTGGTATATGTGATTCAGGATTTAGTGAGAGTCGTGGCTTACAGATACACATGAGTATACACACTGAAGGTAACTCCCTCAAATGTGATGTTTGTGATAAAGTGATAGGTCGGAATTCCTTACAGATACACATGAAAATACACAAGGGtaatataaaagtacatttatGTGATTTGTGTGGTAAAGGATTCAGGAGAAAAGATGGCTTAAGGAAACATATGGGGACACACACTGGTTATGCTGTTAAAAAACCTCATGTATGTGATATTTGTGACAAAAAGTTTGAGAGCAGTTATGCCGTGATACACCACATGAAAGTGCACACTGGAGAAAAACCCCATTTGTGTGATGTGTGTGGTAAAGGATTCAGGAAGAGTCAAGTATTAGAAGTACACAAACGAACACACACAGGGGAACAACCTTTTAagtgtgatgtatgtggtaaaaggTTTAGTCAGTGTTATTCATTAAAGAGGCACAAGATAACACATATTACTGGTTTAAAGCCATAtgtatgtgatgtatgtggtaaaatgTTTACACAGAGTTATACATTAAAGACTCATATGAAAATTCACTCCGGTTTTGCATCTAGTAACGGAATGTGA